A single Acidimicrobiales bacterium DNA region contains:
- a CDS encoding MoaD/ThiS family protein, whose protein sequence is MIRVALPANLQALAGSGRMVELEVGGTVTQRSVLDALEARYPALRGTIRDAVTKKRRPLLRFFACEEDLSDIALDAPLPDEVASGAEPLLILGAIAGGLGG, encoded by the coding sequence GTGATCAGGGTCGCCCTGCCGGCCAACCTCCAGGCCCTGGCAGGCTCCGGCCGCATGGTGGAGCTGGAGGTGGGGGGCACTGTGACGCAGCGCTCGGTCCTCGACGCGCTCGAAGCCCGCTACCCGGCCCTGCGCGGCACGATCAGGGACGCGGTGACCAAAAAGCGCCGGCCTCTGCTGAGGTTCTTCGCGTGCGAGGAGGACCTGTCCGACATCGCGCTCGACGCACCGCTCCCGGACGAGGTCGCATCGGGGGCCGAGCCGCTCCTGATCCTCGGCGCTATCGCGGGCGGCCTTGGCGGCTAG
- a CDS encoding DUF1801 domain-containing protein, with the protein MAARRGKTKATAPRSVADHLKEVPPGVRPTLQAARRAVKAIAAGAIEVAYQGAAPRSATFMWKIARYAVDGANVVGIGTYPGHSNLFFYRGRELDDGSGLLEGGGKEMRSITLRTPADAARPQVQRMLKKAFELGGARPGQSGAR; encoded by the coding sequence TTGGCGGCTAGGAGAGGCAAGACGAAGGCCACGGCGCCCCGTTCCGTCGCCGATCACCTGAAAGAGGTGCCGCCGGGTGTGCGGCCCACGCTGCAGGCTGCGCGAAGGGCGGTAAAGGCGATCGCCGCCGGGGCGATCGAGGTCGCCTACCAGGGTGCGGCTCCCCGCTCCGCGACGTTCATGTGGAAGATCGCCCGCTACGCCGTCGACGGCGCGAACGTGGTCGGGATCGGCACGTATCCTGGCCACTCGAACCTCTTCTTCTATCGCGGCAGAGAGCTCGACGATGGGAGCGGGCTGCTCGAGGGCGGCGGCAAGGAGATGCGCTCCATCACGCTGCGAACGCCCGCCGACGCGGCGCGGCCGCAGGTCCAGCGGATGTTGAAGAAGGCGTTCGAGCTGGGCGGAGCTCGACCGGGCCAGTCCGGCGCGAGATGA
- a CDS encoding NAD(P)-dependent alcohol dehydrogenase has translation MRAVVYDTYGPPDVLRVEDVQRPVPKDDDVLIRVHATTVNRLDAHTREANRNSGPWVMFLSRLVSGLRRPRQRILGSEFAGVVEAAGPAVREFTVGDHVFGNSGLRFGAHAEFMCMRESARITLMPAGMAFTEAAPATDGALNALTCLKQADLRQGRRILIYGASGAIGTAGVQLARHFGAGVTAVCTTTNLALVRSLGADSVIDYTQEDFTRSGKTYHVIFDAVGKHSFRRCRGSLEPGGIYLPTDGFANLAWALWTSRIGDKKVIFQIPPRQTKQDVEFLERLIEAGEYRPVIDRTYGLDDVVEATRYVETGQKTGNVVLTVGSP, from the coding sequence ATGAGAGCAGTCGTCTACGACACCTACGGGCCGCCGGATGTGCTGCGAGTCGAAGATGTCCAGCGGCCCGTCCCCAAGGACGACGACGTGCTGATCAGGGTCCACGCGACGACGGTCAACCGGCTGGACGCCCACACCCGCGAAGCCAATCGCAACAGCGGCCCGTGGGTCATGTTCCTCAGCCGACTCGTCTCCGGCCTCCGACGGCCGAGGCAGCGGATCCTCGGCAGCGAATTTGCCGGAGTGGTCGAAGCAGCCGGACCGGCAGTCCGTGAGTTCACGGTCGGCGACCACGTCTTCGGCAACAGCGGACTCAGGTTCGGTGCCCACGCGGAGTTCATGTGCATGCGCGAGAGCGCGCGGATCACGCTCATGCCGGCCGGCATGGCGTTCACGGAGGCCGCGCCGGCCACCGACGGAGCGCTCAATGCACTGACGTGTCTGAAACAGGCAGATCTCCGCCAGGGACGCCGGATCCTCATCTACGGCGCATCCGGAGCCATCGGCACTGCGGGAGTGCAGCTGGCACGGCACTTCGGTGCCGGCGTCACCGCGGTCTGCACCACGACGAACCTTGCGCTCGTGAGATCGCTGGGCGCGGACTCGGTGATCGACTACACCCAAGAGGACTTCACCAGGAGCGGCAAGACCTACCACGTCATCTTCGACGCGGTCGGCAAGCATTCGTTCAGGCGGTGCCGCGGCTCTCTTGAGCCGGGCGGCATCTACCTCCCAACCGATGGGTTCGCGAATCTCGCCTGGGCGCTGTGGACGTCACGGATCGGAGACAAGAAAGTGATCTTCCAGATACCACCTCGACAGACCAAGCAGGATGTCGAGTTCCTCGAACGGCTCATTGAGGCGGGGGAGTACCGGCCGGTCATCGACCGGACTTATGGGTTGGACGACGTGGTCGAGGCGACAAGGTACGTCGAGACCGGGCAGAAGACCGGCAATGTCGTTCTCACGGTCGGCAGCCCTTGA